In a single window of the Anaerocolumna cellulosilytica genome:
- a CDS encoding gluconate 5-dehydrogenase → MSILNSFSLEGKVALVTGASYGIGFAIASGLAQAGATVCFNDIKQELVDKGIEAYKEAGITAHGFVCDVTNEDQVNEMVAHFEKEVGVIDILVNNAGIIKRIPMVEMSAADFRQVIDVDLNAPFIVAKAVIPSMIKKGHGKIINICSMMSELGRETVSAYAAAKGGLKMLTKNIASEYGEFNIQCNGIGPGYIATPQTAPLREDGHPFNSFIIAKTPAARWGETDDLVGPAVFLSSEASDFVNGHILYVDGGILAYIGKQPK, encoded by the coding sequence ATGAGTATTTTAAATTCATTTTCTTTAGAAGGTAAAGTAGCTTTAGTAACGGGTGCTTCTTACGGAATCGGTTTTGCAATTGCAAGCGGTCTTGCACAGGCAGGAGCAACAGTATGCTTTAACGACATTAAACAGGAATTAGTAGATAAAGGTATCGAAGCTTACAAAGAAGCCGGTATCACAGCACATGGTTTTGTATGTGACGTTACAAATGAAGACCAGGTAAACGAAATGGTTGCTCACTTTGAAAAAGAAGTTGGAGTTATCGATATCCTTGTAAATAATGCGGGAATCATCAAACGTATCCCTATGGTGGAAATGTCTGCTGCTGATTTCAGACAGGTAATTGATGTAGATTTAAATGCACCATTTATCGTAGCAAAGGCTGTAATTCCAAGCATGATTAAAAAAGGTCATGGAAAGATTATAAACATCTGCTCTATGATGAGCGAATTAGGACGTGAAACAGTTTCTGCATATGCGGCAGCTAAGGGCGGTCTTAAAATGCTTACTAAAAATATCGCGTCTGAATATGGTGAATTCAATATTCAGTGTAATGGTATCGGACCTGGATACATTGCTACACCTCAGACAGCTCCATTAAGAGAAGACGGACATCCATTCAACAGCTTTATTATCGCAAAAACACCTGCTGCTAGATGGGGAGAAACAGATGACTTAGTAGGTCCTGCTGTATTCTTATCTTCTGAAGCTTCTGATTTTGTAAATGGACACATCTTATATGTAGATGGTGGTATCTTAGCTTATATTGGTAAACAACCTAAATAA
- a CDS encoding Crp/Fnr family transcriptional regulator, protein MSDTAQCVHCKNQLCIHKVPIFSALAHLDLLKISGLIHHREYKKGEAIFQAGDRIDSIIILNEGSAKAFKYTGDGREQILYVFSEGDFFGEQYLLTNQTAAYTIEALCPAKVCMLTKTRFQELLTLYPDIGIKIIEELGLRMARLENVVQSLGIRSVDARICSLLVDFSQKFGKEVPEGILLRLPLSREGLANYLGVARETVSRKLGQLEADGLIQSVSNKAILIVNMDQLKAAAE, encoded by the coding sequence ATGTCCGATACAGCACAATGTGTTCACTGTAAAAATCAGCTTTGCATCCATAAAGTACCTATATTTTCAGCTCTTGCACATTTAGATTTATTGAAAATTTCAGGTTTGATACATCATAGAGAGTATAAAAAAGGAGAAGCGATTTTTCAGGCTGGCGACCGTATTGATTCCATTATTATTCTGAATGAAGGAAGTGCAAAGGCTTTTAAATATACAGGAGACGGTAGAGAACAGATATTATATGTCTTTTCTGAAGGAGATTTCTTTGGTGAGCAATATTTACTGACGAATCAGACAGCAGCCTATACGATAGAAGCTTTATGTCCTGCAAAAGTCTGTATGCTGACTAAGACACGTTTTCAGGAATTGTTGACGCTCTATCCAGACATTGGCATAAAAATTATTGAGGAACTGGGACTTCGTATGGCACGTTTGGAGAATGTGGTGCAAAGTCTGGGAATCCGCAGTGTAGATGCCAGAATATGTTCTCTGTTGGTGGATTTCTCTCAAAAGTTTGGGAAAGAGGTACCGGAAGGGATATTATTAAGGCTTCCTTTAAGCCGGGAAGGACTTGCCAATTACTTGGGAGTAGCGAGGGAAACCGTCAGCCGTAAGTTAGGGCAATTAGAAGCGGATGGTTTAATACAAAGTGTCAGCAATAAAGCTATACTTATTGTAAATATGGACCAGTTAAAAGCAGCCGCGGAGTAA
- a CDS encoding helix-turn-helix transcriptional regulator: MKEYTSCKESMESCLTDKYFAIAHLYNEEKTMNMHIHDCYEIYYSISGGRQFLIDNKFYTMQPGDVFFINSYESHYLSEIDQMVHERIVLSIHPDFVKAISTDETDLNYCFSYREQGFSHRLALDKEQQQRFIYYIHKLTSPSGFGMDILERAAFMELLVFLNKAFYAQCQSEVTDASYQYSQQVDQILDYINQNIDQPLSIDHLSKQFFLSESYICRIFKSATGTTINKYLTARRITKAKSLLAEGKSVNEVCESCGFHDYSNFLKAFTKAVGISPKKYATYSTK; encoded by the coding sequence ATGAAAGAATATACTTCCTGTAAAGAATCCATGGAATCCTGTCTTACAGACAAATACTTTGCCATTGCACACTTATATAACGAAGAAAAGACTATGAATATGCATATTCATGACTGTTATGAGATTTATTACTCCATATCCGGCGGCAGACAATTTTTAATAGATAACAAATTTTATACAATGCAGCCAGGCGATGTATTTTTTATTAACAGCTATGAAAGCCATTATTTATCTGAGATAGATCAGATGGTCCATGAACGTATTGTACTCTCCATACATCCTGATTTTGTGAAGGCTATCTCGACTGATGAAACAGACTTAAATTACTGCTTTTCCTATAGGGAACAGGGATTTTCCCATCGCCTTGCCCTTGATAAAGAACAACAGCAGCGTTTTATTTATTATATCCATAAACTCACAAGCCCATCCGGTTTTGGTATGGATATTTTAGAACGTGCTGCTTTTATGGAGCTGCTGGTATTTTTAAATAAAGCCTTCTATGCTCAGTGCCAGTCCGAAGTTACAGATGCCTCTTATCAGTACAGCCAACAGGTGGACCAGATTCTGGATTATATTAACCAGAACATTGACCAGCCACTTTCCATTGACCATTTATCAAAACAGTTCTTTTTAAGTGAATCCTATATTTGTCGGATATTCAAATCTGCTACCGGAACTACGATTAATAAATACCTGACTGCCAGAAGAATTACGAAAGCTAAATCCTTGCTGGCAGAAGGTAAAAGCGTAAATGAAGTATGCGAATCCTGCGGTTTTCATGATTACAGCAATTTCCTTAAGGCATTTACAAAGGCTGTTGGCATATCTCCGAAAAAATATGCGACGTACAGTACCAAATAG
- a CDS encoding carbohydrate-binding protein, protein MLELGIKILNAQGQVKAEQYGQDEVNLFYKEEYQEGDQIVFTTSKKDVYLNLQVDDALGMAFTYVTNDEIIYQIPFGVKRLSYAPKVFTGNRHLLSARTAMKEEIGNYRNLALNVMDQHGDTGCYPHATANVETRGESVFAARNAIDGIRENHSHGEWPYQSWGINRQEDAEIKLDFGRMIQADKLVLYTRADFPHDNWWVKVTVTFSDGTSEIWKLEKSDRAHVLLLESKKISWLMLGELVKADDPSPFPALTQLEVYGREV, encoded by the coding sequence ATGTTAGAGTTAGGAATCAAGATTCTTAATGCACAGGGACAGGTAAAAGCCGAGCAGTATGGACAGGATGAAGTAAATCTATTTTATAAGGAGGAATACCAGGAAGGGGATCAGATTGTTTTCACAACGTCGAAAAAAGATGTATATTTAAATCTTCAGGTAGACGATGCTCTTGGTATGGCATTTACCTACGTTACGAATGACGAGATAATATACCAGATACCTTTTGGTGTAAAAAGATTATCGTATGCGCCAAAGGTTTTTACAGGCAATAGACATCTTCTATCTGCAAGGACAGCAATGAAAGAAGAGATTGGAAACTACCGTAACCTGGCATTAAATGTAATGGATCAGCATGGAGATACCGGTTGTTACCCCCATGCAACTGCTAATGTTGAGACTAGGGGAGAATCTGTATTTGCTGCCCGGAATGCCATTGACGGAATTAGAGAAAATCATTCTCATGGAGAGTGGCCATATCAGTCATGGGGAATTAACAGGCAGGAAGATGCTGAAATAAAACTGGATTTTGGGCGTATGATACAGGCTGATAAACTGGTGCTCTATACCAGAGCTGATTTTCCACATGACAACTGGTGGGTAAAGGTTACAGTAACCTTTTCGGATGGTACTTCTGAGATTTGGAAATTGGAGAAGAGTGATAGAGCGCACGTACTCTTATTAGAATCCAAAAAAATCTCATGGCTTATGCTGGGCGAATTAGTAAAAGCTGACGATCCTTCTCCCTTTCCTGCATTAACACAGCTTGAGGTATATGGAAGAGAAGTATAA
- the kduI gene encoding 5-dehydro-4-deoxy-D-glucuronate isomerase, whose protein sequence is MELRTASSPKDVKHYTTDRLREEFLIQNLFAAGEIKSVYSHIDRIITGAAVPVTPLTLTAGDEIRAEYFLQRREMGVINIGGKGTITIDGTVYELGYKDGIYIGMGSKDIVFASGDQSNPAKFYFNSAPAHKTYPTVLIKPENCVQVELGSLETSNHRVITKYILPGQVESCQLVMGMTSLKPGSVWNTMPCHTHDRRMEVYLYFEMPQDALVFHYMGEPNETRHIVMRNEEAVISPSWSIHSGSGTQAYTFIWGMVGENQDFDDMDGAPMSTIR, encoded by the coding sequence ATGGAACTTAGGACAGCTTCATCACCCAAGGATGTAAAACATTACACAACGGACAGATTAAGGGAAGAATTTTTAATTCAGAATTTATTTGCAGCAGGTGAAATCAAATCTGTTTATAGTCACATTGACAGAATTATTACCGGTGCAGCAGTGCCTGTAACACCTTTAACATTAACAGCAGGAGATGAGATACGTGCTGAATATTTCCTTCAAAGAAGAGAAATGGGTGTTATCAACATCGGTGGAAAAGGAACCATTACGATTGATGGTACTGTATATGAATTAGGTTACAAAGACGGAATTTACATTGGTATGGGTTCAAAAGATATCGTTTTTGCAAGCGGAGATCAGTCAAATCCTGCTAAATTCTATTTTAACAGTGCTCCGGCTCACAAAACATATCCTACCGTTCTAATCAAACCTGAGAATTGTGTACAGGTGGAATTAGGTTCTCTTGAAACCTCTAACCACAGAGTTATTACAAAATACATTCTTCCAGGTCAGGTTGAAAGCTGCCAGCTTGTAATGGGTATGACCAGCTTAAAGCCAGGTAGTGTATGGAATACAATGCCTTGTCATACACACGATAGAAGAATGGAAGTTTATTTATACTTTGAAATGCCACAGGATGCTTTGGTGTTCCATTATATGGGAGAGCCAAATGAAACCAGACATATCGTTATGAGAAATGAAGAAGCAGTTATTTCTCCTAGCTGGTCTATCCATTCCGGTTCCGGTACACAGGCGTATACTTTCATCTGGGGTATGGTTGGAGAAAATCAGGACTTCGATGATATGGACGGCGCTCCGATGTCAACTATCCGCTAG
- a CDS encoding response regulator transcription factor, whose translation MINVLIADDQKLFRESIKHFIELNGDFKVNACVNNGKEAFESCKHFLPDVILMDLIMPICDGIEATKLIKEKYPDVKILILTASNEGEYLSNALNNGADGYIIKDIGMEELILSIKSTAAGLGIIHKNVIKTVSDYNQSNTNARQLQNKTLVVNDIPVTLNDRELHIIQLIVDGHDNKQIAEIMFMAEGTIKNKIAEINSKLQVKDRTQLAVYAIKNNII comes from the coding sequence ATGATTAATGTACTTATAGCGGATGATCAAAAACTATTTAGAGAGAGCATAAAACATTTCATTGAATTAAATGGGGATTTTAAGGTAAATGCCTGTGTAAACAATGGAAAAGAAGCATTTGAATCCTGTAAACATTTTTTGCCGGATGTGATACTTATGGATTTAATTATGCCTATATGTGATGGTATAGAAGCTACGAAATTAATTAAAGAAAAATACCCTGACGTAAAGATTCTTATCTTAACTGCTTCGAATGAAGGAGAGTACCTGTCCAATGCATTAAATAATGGTGCAGATGGTTATATTATAAAAGATATTGGCATGGAAGAATTAATATTATCAATTAAAAGTACAGCGGCGGGATTAGGTATTATTCATAAAAACGTAATAAAAACGGTATCCGACTATAATCAGTCCAATACAAATGCAAGACAGCTACAAAATAAAACCCTGGTTGTAAATGATATACCTGTTACTTTAAATGACAGAGAACTCCATATCATTCAATTAATTGTTGATGGCCACGATAATAAGCAGATTGCTGAAATTATGTTTATGGCAGAGGGAACAATTAAAAATAAGATTGCTGAGATAAATTCAAAATTGCAGGTAAAAGACCGTACGCAACTGGCAGTGTATGCTATAAAGAACAATATTATTTAG
- a CDS encoding anaerobic nitric oxide reductase flavorubredoxin has translation MAKKITAKVTWVGKIDWELKQFHGQEYSTKKGSSYNSYLIRDEKTVLIDTVWQPYDKEFVKRLKQEINLNEIDYIIANHGEIDHSGALPELLREIPGTPVYCTAKGAQILKGHYHEDWNFVTVKTGDTLDIGESKLVFVEVPMLHWPDSMFTYMTGENILFSNDAFGQHFATESLYNDKVDNPELYQEAVKYYANILTPFSPLVIKKIKEVLSFNLPVNLICPSHGIIWKDNPAQIIEHYLSWADAYQENQVTIVYDTMWNATRKMAEAIGEGIRLADDTITVKILNSGIEDKNDIITEVFRSKAVLVGSPTVNNGYLHSLGGLLEMIKGMKFKKKKAAAFGSYGWSGEAVKQLSENLSQSGFEILNEGLKTLWVPDEDALAKGREYGKAIASKL, from the coding sequence ATGGCTAAGAAAATTACAGCAAAAGTTACTTGGGTTGGTAAGATAGATTGGGAATTAAAACAATTTCATGGACAGGAATATTCCACAAAAAAAGGATCTTCCTATAACTCTTACCTAATTAGGGATGAAAAAACAGTGTTGATTGATACAGTGTGGCAGCCTTACGACAAAGAATTCGTGAAACGACTAAAACAGGAGATTAATCTGAATGAAATTGATTATATAATAGCAAACCATGGAGAGATTGACCACAGCGGTGCACTTCCGGAATTACTTCGTGAAATTCCCGGTACTCCGGTCTACTGCACAGCTAAGGGTGCACAAATTCTAAAAGGTCATTATCATGAAGACTGGAATTTTGTAACGGTAAAAACAGGAGATACATTGGATATCGGAGAAAGTAAGTTGGTATTTGTAGAAGTTCCCATGCTGCACTGGCCGGATAGTATGTTTACCTATATGACAGGAGAAAACATATTGTTTAGTAACGATGCTTTCGGACAGCATTTTGCAACGGAGTCTTTGTATAATGACAAGGTTGATAATCCGGAGCTTTATCAGGAGGCAGTAAAATACTATGCGAATATTCTGACACCTTTTAGCCCGTTAGTAATTAAAAAGATTAAAGAAGTCCTTTCTTTTAACTTGCCGGTGAATCTAATTTGCCCTAGTCATGGAATTATATGGAAGGACAATCCCGCCCAGATAATTGAACATTATCTTAGTTGGGCAGACGCTTATCAGGAAAATCAGGTTACCATTGTATATGATACAATGTGGAATGCTACCAGAAAGATGGCAGAAGCCATTGGGGAAGGTATCCGCCTGGCTGATGATACAATAACTGTTAAGATTTTGAATTCAGGTATAGAAGATAAAAACGACATTATAACAGAAGTGTTCCGCTCTAAAGCAGTGCTTGTGGGTTCTCCTACAGTTAACAACGGATATCTGCATTCTCTGGGAGGGTTATTAGAAATGATAAAGGGCATGAAGTTTAAAAAGAAGAAAGCAGCTGCCTTTGGCAGTTATGGCTGGAGCGGAGAAGCTGTAAAACAGTTGTCGGAGAATTTAAGCCAAAGTGGTTTTGAAATTTTGAATGAAGGTCTAAAAACCCTTTGGGTTCCGGACGAAGATGCATTAGCTAAAGGCAGAGAGTATGGAAAAGCAATTGCTTCCAAATTATAG
- a CDS encoding DUF1858 domain-containing protein produces MKNINGNQTVYQICKEYPQVADILEEIGFKDIKKPGMLQTAGRFMTLNKGAVMKKISTESMKEAFEKQGYNYTEE; encoded by the coding sequence ATGAAAAATATCAATGGTAACCAGACTGTTTACCAGATTTGCAAAGAATATCCACAAGTAGCGGATATTTTAGAAGAAATCGGGTTTAAAGATATCAAAAAACCGGGAATGCTTCAAACAGCCGGAAGATTTATGACTCTTAATAAAGGTGCAGTAATGAAAAAAATAAGCACAGAGTCAATGAAGGAGGCTTTTGAGAAGCAGGGTTATAACTATACAGAGGAATAA
- the rhaM gene encoding L-rhamnose mutarotase: MIKGFKMKLYEGMAEEYERRHNELWPEMIDMIHEHGGKNYSIFLDKETNILFGYIEIEDTELWAKGADTAINRKWWDFMADIMETNPDNSPVAIDLDLLFHLK; encoded by the coding sequence ATGATTAAAGGATTTAAAATGAAATTATATGAAGGAATGGCGGAAGAATATGAACGCCGTCACAATGAATTGTGGCCTGAAATGATTGACATGATTCATGAACATGGCGGAAAGAATTATTCTATATTCTTAGATAAGGAAACCAACATACTATTTGGCTACATTGAAATTGAGGACACAGAGCTTTGGGCAAAGGGCGCAGACACGGCTATTAACCGTAAATGGTGGGATTTCATGGCTGATATAATGGAAACCAATCCGGATAACAGTCCTGTTGCCATTGATTTGGATTTATTATTCCACTTAAAGTAA
- the ric gene encoding iron-sulfur cluster repair di-iron protein codes for MKQTFLDSTIGQVAARYPKATEVFRSYGIDFCCGGGRRLSEALEEAKLNIDEVLGRLEELVKKQDGAEENYFDMSPAVLTTYIEDTHHDYLRQVLPEVGDLLYTLVRVHGMKHRELYDIYKVYGQLKTDLEQHLMKEEQLLFPVLEENKNQEEISRLSKEIKEEHEAAGELLRKLRVLTDDYQVPQGGCSTYKKTFGLLEDIEKDLHQHIHLENNVLLVEIV; via the coding sequence ATGAAACAAACATTCTTAGATAGTACTATTGGGCAGGTTGCCGCGAGATACCCTAAGGCAACAGAAGTGTTTCGTTCCTATGGAATAGATTTTTGCTGTGGAGGCGGACGTAGACTGTCAGAAGCATTAGAGGAAGCGAAACTTAATATAGATGAAGTTTTAGGCAGATTAGAGGAGTTAGTAAAAAAGCAGGATGGAGCGGAAGAAAATTATTTTGATATGAGTCCGGCTGTATTAACTACTTATATTGAAGATACCCATCACGATTATTTGAGGCAGGTACTGCCGGAGGTGGGAGATCTTTTATATACGCTGGTACGGGTACATGGAATGAAGCATCGGGAGCTGTATGATATCTATAAAGTATACGGACAGCTTAAAACAGATTTAGAACAGCATTTGATGAAAGAAGAACAGTTACTATTTCCGGTTTTAGAGGAGAATAAAAATCAGGAAGAAATAAGCAGGCTTTCCAAAGAAATTAAAGAAGAACATGAAGCCGCAGGTGAATTGCTCCGTAAATTAAGGGTTTTAACGGATGACTATCAGGTACCTCAGGGCGGATGCAGTACCTATAAAAAAACATTTGGACTTCTTGAGGACATCGAAAAAGATTTGCATCAACACATTCATCTGGAAAATAATGTTCTGCTAGTAGAAATAGTATAA
- the acnA gene encoding aconitate hydratase AcnA — MKQKHQNNYLKSFQLDGQTFHYYDLSPLEAQGFSIKKLPYTIRILLEGVLRQYDGWTIKEKHIMDLAGWKPANREVAEVPFKPSRVILQDFTGVPAVVDLASMRNAMEKAALKKQSKTDNKTDTNEVVTEHIKRINPEVLVDLVIDHSVQVDYFGTKDALSDNMKLEFERNMERYRFLKWAKEAFSHFRVVPPATGIIHQVNLEYLAKVVNQRDTGELILVYPDTLVGTDSHTTMINGLGVLGWGVGGIEAEAGMLGQPSFFPVPDVVGVRLTGELPAGATATDLALLITQLLRSKGVVNKFVEFFGEGIKALPLADRATIANMAPEYGATCGYFPVDEETLRYLELTGRNEEHLRLIKTYLTLNHLFYEENQDIQYSDVLEVDMSSISASLSGPKRPQDLIPLPEMKQRFLNSLTAPVGNQGHGLQEGEENKSDKFTLQDGRQGEISTGAVAIASITSCTNTSNPYVMLGAGLLAKKAVEKGLTVPAHVKTSLAPGSKVVTGYLIQAGLQEYLDKLGFQTVGYGCATCIGNSGSLLPEIEKAITEKDILVTSVLSGNRNFEGRIHPLIKANYLASPILVVAYALAGTVCVDFDKEPMGIDADGNAVYLRDIWPSSEEISRLLETNINAELFIKEYKKVYEDNEMWNSIQIEGSSLYEFAPDSTYIRNPPFFEGLVEETAALQPIKGMRIVGKFGDSITTDHISPAGFIGSKTPAGKYLLENGVEVHNFNTYGSRRGNHEVMMRGTFANIRIRNQLAPDTEGGVTTYLPTKEVMSIYDACMKYKADNTPLMILAGKDYGMGSSRDWAAKGTSLLGIRVILAESYERIHRSNLVMMGVLPLEYVEGHTAKSLGLTGEETYEVNLLDNIKPQERVTVTAVRADGTTVKFQAVCRFDSEIEVDYYRHGGILSMVLREKLKL, encoded by the coding sequence ATGAAACAAAAGCATCAGAACAACTATCTGAAGAGTTTTCAATTAGACGGTCAGACCTTTCATTATTATGACCTATCTCCATTAGAAGCCCAAGGTTTTTCTATAAAAAAATTACCCTATACCATAAGAATTCTGTTGGAGGGAGTTTTAAGACAATATGATGGCTGGACAATTAAGGAAAAACACATTATGGATTTAGCGGGCTGGAAGCCGGCAAATAGGGAAGTGGCAGAAGTTCCCTTTAAGCCGTCAAGAGTGATTCTTCAGGATTTTACCGGTGTACCCGCTGTTGTAGATTTGGCATCTATGCGCAACGCCATGGAGAAAGCAGCCCTAAAAAAACAAAGCAAAACAGATAACAAAACAGATACGAATGAAGTTGTTACAGAACATATAAAAAGAATCAATCCAGAGGTTTTAGTAGATTTAGTTATTGACCACTCTGTACAGGTGGACTATTTCGGTACAAAAGATGCTCTTTCAGATAACATGAAACTGGAATTTGAGAGAAATATGGAGCGGTATCGGTTTTTGAAGTGGGCGAAAGAAGCTTTTTCCCATTTTAGAGTGGTTCCCCCTGCTACCGGAATTATACATCAGGTGAATCTGGAATATCTTGCAAAGGTAGTAAACCAAAGAGATACCGGTGAATTAATTCTGGTTTATCCGGATACTCTGGTAGGAACGGATTCTCACACCACCATGATTAACGGGCTGGGTGTACTTGGCTGGGGAGTGGGCGGTATTGAAGCAGAGGCAGGTATGTTAGGACAGCCCTCTTTCTTTCCCGTTCCCGATGTTGTCGGAGTGAGATTGACAGGAGAATTACCGGCTGGTGCAACAGCAACGGATTTAGCACTTTTGATTACCCAGTTACTTCGAAGTAAAGGCGTTGTTAATAAATTTGTTGAATTTTTCGGCGAGGGAATTAAGGCCCTGCCACTTGCAGACCGAGCAACGATTGCTAACATGGCACCGGAATACGGTGCAACCTGCGGGTATTTTCCTGTTGATGAAGAAACTCTTCGCTATCTGGAATTAACTGGAAGAAATGAAGAGCATCTTCGACTTATTAAAACTTATTTGACTCTGAATCATTTGTTCTATGAAGAAAATCAGGATATTCAGTATTCGGATGTACTGGAAGTGGATATGAGTTCAATAAGTGCCAGCCTGTCAGGACCAAAACGACCGCAGGATCTGATTCCACTCCCAGAAATGAAACAAAGATTTCTTAACTCTCTGACGGCACCAGTCGGAAACCAGGGACATGGTTTACAGGAGGGGGAAGAAAATAAATCTGATAAGTTCACCTTACAGGACGGCAGACAAGGAGAAATAAGTACCGGTGCAGTAGCAATTGCCTCCATAACCTCCTGTACGAATACTTCAAATCCTTATGTTATGCTTGGAGCCGGATTACTGGCAAAAAAAGCAGTTGAGAAAGGTCTTACGGTACCTGCCCATGTAAAAACTTCTCTGGCACCCGGTTCTAAAGTAGTAACAGGCTACCTGATTCAGGCGGGATTACAGGAATATTTGGACAAGTTAGGTTTTCAGACGGTGGGATATGGTTGTGCCACTTGTATTGGTAACTCCGGTTCACTGTTGCCGGAGATTGAAAAAGCTATCACAGAAAAGGATATTCTGGTTACATCTGTATTATCAGGAAACCGAAATTTTGAAGGACGAATCCATCCGTTAATTAAAGCCAATTATCTGGCATCGCCCATTCTTGTAGTTGCATATGCTCTGGCTGGTACAGTCTGTGTAGATTTTGATAAAGAGCCTATGGGAATAGATGCAGACGGTAATGCGGTATATTTAAGGGATATCTGGCCTTCTTCAGAAGAAATCAGCAGATTGTTAGAAACGAATATTAATGCAGAGCTATTTATCAAAGAATACAAAAAAGTCTATGAAGACAACGAAATGTGGAATTCCATACAGATAGAAGGCAGTAGTTTATACGAATTTGCCCCGGATTCAACCTATATTAGGAATCCGCCGTTTTTTGAAGGTTTAGTAGAAGAGACAGCTGCTTTACAGCCGATAAAAGGAATGCGTATCGTTGGAAAATTCGGAGATTCCATTACCACAGATCATATTTCACCTGCCGGGTTTATTGGAAGTAAAACGCCTGCCGGAAAATACCTTCTTGAGAATGGTGTAGAAGTTCATAATTTTAATACCTATGGCTCAAGAAGAGGTAATCATGAAGTAATGATGCGGGGAACCTTTGCAAATATCCGAATTCGTAACCAGTTGGCACCGGATACAGAAGGAGGAGTTACCACCTATCTGCCAACGAAAGAAGTGATGTCTATCTATGATGCCTGCATGAAATATAAAGCGGATAACACTCCTTTGATGATACTGGCAGGGAAAGATTATGGTATGGGTTCTTCCAGAGACTGGGCTGCAAAAGGAACCAGTTTACTTGGTATTCGGGTAATTCTGGCGGAAAGTTATGAGCGAATTCACCGTTCCAATCTGGTTATGATGGGAGTTCTGCCGTTAGAATATGTTGAGGGGCATACAGCAAAATCTCTGGGACTGACGGGTGAAGAAACCTATGAGGTAAATCTTTTAGATAATATAAAACCCCAGGAGAGGGTAACTGTAACCGCTGTCAGAGCAGATGGAACAACTGTAAAATTCCAAGCTGTCTGCCGGTTTGACTCTGAAATCGAGGTTGACTATTACCGTCATGGGGGAATATTATCGATGGTATTACGAGAGAAGTTAAAACTGTAA